Within the Nitrosococcus wardiae genome, the region AATCACCCTCAAGCGTCAGCGCGAGGTCTGAGGATTAAAGAGAAAGTCCCTACCCAAAAAGCTGAAGGTAAAAAAGAGCGATATCCCCTTCACTCTGACCCTGTCACGCCTAGATTCGCCACCTTACCGACCGGAGGGATCATGCTCATAACTGTGTGGCTTACGAGGAGGGAAAAAAGATTGCCGATATCACCAAGTCGGATATCCATATATACCTGAGTAAACCCAGCTGCTTCGTGTGGGTTGCGCTGAAAGATCCCACGCCGGAGGAATTATTCGAGATGCAGCACGAATTCAATCTGCACGAGCTTGCGGTGGAGGACGCACGGCACGGCCACCAGCGCCCCAAAATCGAGGAGTATGGCAATTCCCTCTTCGCCGTGTTGCACACTCTGGAGACTGCGGGAGAGGATATGCACGTTGGTGAGGTCAATATTTTCGTAGGAGCAAACTATGTACTGTCCGTGCGCAACCGTGCCAAAAAATGCTTTGCCAGCGTGCGCGCACGGTCCGAACGGGAACCACGCCTTCTTAAGCATGGCTCGGCCTTCGTGCTATATGCACTGATGGATGCTGTGGTTGACGGCTACTTTCCAACACTCGAAACTTTGGAAGAGAGATTCGAGCAGTTGGAGGAGCAAATCTTCGGCAAGCATCCCATCCGGGAGAATATTGAAGAACTTTACGCCCTACGCCAGAGGCTCATAACGCTCAAGCATGCCGTTGCGCCCCTGCACGATGCCCTCGGCAAGCTCTATGGTGGACGCGTTCCCGAGATTGTATCGTCCTCGCAGGAATATTTTCGTGATATCGCCGACCACCTACTACGCATCGACCAGTCGATTGACAGTTTGCGGGAGATGGTGACCACCGCGTTCTCCGTCAATCTCTCGCTGATCACCTTGGCGGAAAATGAGACGATGAAACGGCTTGCAGCTTATGCGGCGCTCATTGCCGTGCCGACCATGACTGCCGGTATTTATGGCATGAACTTCGAACATATGCCGGAGCTGAAGTGGACCTTTGGCTATCCGGTGACGCTAGGGGTCATGGTGATCCTGGACGCCTATCTTTTCTATCCTTTCCGCAAGGCAAAGTGGCTGTAGTGCGATAAAGCTAGCCTGGATACTTCATGAGATCACCACAAAAGTCTGGCATGCCGACATTTTTTCGATTGATCCAGATGCCGACTTGATAACACCTCACGGGGCATTGATAATGGTCTCAAGTAGGCGTTCGAGCACTGGCCACTGAACTGGTTTGACCAAGTGATGGTCGAAGCCAGCGACCCGTGAACGTTCGCGATCCTGTTCCTGGCTCCAGCCAGTAAGCGCAATGATGGGGATTTCCTTTAGCTCCGGCATCTGGCGGAATCTCTCGGCAACCGCATAACCATCCATATCTGGCATCC harbors:
- the corA gene encoding magnesium/cobalt transporter CorA yields the protein MAYEEGKKIADITKSDIHIYLSKPSCFVWVALKDPTPEELFEMQHEFNLHELAVEDARHGHQRPKIEEYGNSLFAVLHTLETAGEDMHVGEVNIFVGANYVLSVRNRAKKCFASVRARSEREPRLLKHGSAFVLYALMDAVVDGYFPTLETLEERFEQLEEQIFGKHPIRENIEELYALRQRLITLKHAVAPLHDALGKLYGGRVPEIVSSSQEYFRDIADHLLRIDQSIDSLREMVTTAFSVNLSLITLAENETMKRLAAYAALIAVPTMTAGIYGMNFEHMPELKWTFGYPVTLGVMVILDAYLFYPFRKAKWL